A segment of the Mercurialis annua linkage group LG4, ddMerAnnu1.2, whole genome shotgun sequence genome:
TTGACTTTGCAATCACTTCCTTCAACGAGAAGATGTTGGGCCTCCAATATCGGCTGTTTGTGCAACTCTCCCGACTCACCTAAGAAAAGGACAGGCAAAAGCAAGACGAGATCAATTAACAAGTTAGTTAACTgattttattgagaaaattaaggAGGAATACTTGAGACGCCATCTTGATGATGATGCTACCTTCCTTAAAAAAATTCCCGAGGGCCATGAAAGTGATAGCGATCCAGACGATCTTGTAGTGAAGATTTCGGTAGTCAAGTTGAAGGTGGTAGAGCCGACCCCTACTAGTACCTCTAGCTTCAATAAGAGTATTGGTAAGGGCAATGCGGAGCAAGTGCCAGGTTTGGGAGGGAACCTTGAAGAGGTGGCCTTTGACTAGATTATCTCCCATCCCAGCCAGTTTGGCGCGTTGGAACTGTTGCACCACCCTAAAAACCTACCAATCTGCCTTCTGGTACTGATGTTCTTGATTTGTCAAAGGTTCCATCTCATACTCCTTCTGGCAATCTGGTTGGGGAATTTTTAGTACTTTGTTAGTTTTACTTGATAAAGAGGGAGtttcaaaacccttaaaatccGAAGAGCCCAAATCTACAACTCCGCACGAGAAGGATTTAAAGGAGAAAGATATGAAGAAGCCTTAAAGGtcttgttaaaatatttaatttttgtcaaggaatcattctttttttttaaatactttgGATGATTTTcatccttcttttttttttaatgttaagaatttttacaattttctcCGTTTGATGTATAGTATATATTTCTTATGTCTGATGCAAAATGTTTCTTTTACCTTGTTTCAGACTTTTTTATTTGGGTGGGGTTCAAGTttttatgatataattttttttgcatttttttgaaTGCTTGTTATAGCCCTTTTGTTTGAATgagatttttcttcttttctttattCCAGATTTTGAATAGTGTTCTTAAGCTATGAGTCACTTTTTAGTGGGATGACGTTCGTCCCGCATTTGGGCGTTCATTTTTGAAGTTCGACCCTTTTTTTGCTTTTCTGGATATAAGTCGTAAGTTCCTCCTTTGAAAAGTCTAACTTATGAGATTGATGTAAGAGGATGATAGGTATTACATAGGAAAAGGATTGAGTTCTTAGTAACCTAGATCATTTTTAAGTTGTTTGCATTCCAAGTTTGAGGAATGATTCGTCCTTCAGTGATGGCAAGCTTGAAAGTCCTGGTTTTGATAATCTTCATGACATAGGGTCCCTTTCAATTGGGTTAAAGTTTCCCACTCCTTGCTTCTCATTTTTGGACTTCGGTCTTCATCATAACGAGATATTCCATATTGAAGTTTCTTTCCTTGACTTTGTTATTGATGTGCTTCACCATTTTGTTACGGTAAGCCTCCATTATGATATTCTGTTTTGTTGATTCTATTTCATTTTCTTCCTCGTCGAGTTGGTTGTCCTTTCTTCTTGGTGTGGGCGATCCGATTTCGTCTAGACTTGCCGCTTTTGTTCTATATGTGAAGGCGGACGAAATCTTTCCTGTTGTTTTCCTAAAGGTAGTTCGTTAATCCTAGAGAATGAGAGTTCATCCACCCACCTTTTTTTATGCTCGTCTAGCAGTCTTTTGAGTCCTACCAGGATGATTCTATTGACTACTTTAGTTTGGCCATTTGATTGAGGATGGTAAAGTGAAGTAAACCTTATGTCCATTTGGTATTTTGAATAGAACTTCCTAAACTCGGCTTAATCGAACAACTTCTTGTTGTCTGTAATTAGCACCTTTGAGATTTCAAACCTgcacaaaataaatctaaataaaaagttaatgaTCCAATGTTGGGAGATGGTTTCAAAGAGTTTTGCCTCTATCCATTTTGTGAAGTGATCAATGGCGACCACTAAAAATTTTCGTTGTCCACTAACAATGGGCATAAATCCCAGTATATCCATCTCCCATTAAGCAAATGGCTAAGCGTTTTTAATTTGACAAACATCTTTGCGTCTGCTTTTATAGTGGGGCAATAATACCATTACAGTAATGCCTTTCAAACTAAGGTAGAGGCGCCGTCATGAGCTTCACATGTTCCCTCGTGTAGCTCTCTAAGGATTgtagattttaatatttttgtaaaaatcaaGAGGAAATACCTTGTAAATATCTTATATGAAAAAACAATAACAATTCATATAGAGTTGATAGAACCTATATATGGTAGATAAAATCATCAAAGAaggataaataaaataaaattgggaTATTTGTAAAACAAATTTCAACGTTTTacttttgtaatgatttaatgccaacgttcaaaatgttatgaaactaatcccaaccttttttatttttgcaatatgTAACCCAAATCATTTTTCGACAATTTTATGCAAATGTGGCAACTATATAGATACACGTATTGGCATATTATATtccaatatttcaaaaaaatatattcaaataagaTCCTAAtctttcgttttttttttgcattttgtagttTAAAAAAGAGACAAGAGTGCCATAAAACTGATTGAGGCTactaattgcaaaaataaaaaagattgaaatttgtttcgaaacgttttaaatgttgggattAAATAGTTATTGAAACATTGATATTTGTTTTGTCAAAATTCCAATAAAAATTAAGATAcgtataataaaaattatttatttgttgtaaaattaaaaaatttagaaggTGTAGAGATgaattttggccaaaatctAGCCAAAATCCATCTCCAATGGCTAAACGGCACAAAGAGTACAAGGGTGTCGGGTTTCTTTTTGAGAGAACGGGGGAGAAATGAGAATGTGTTACTCTTATGTTATTCCTCACTGATGATATTTGATTACACTcgctttagcaatttaaatatgTTACTTTTTCTGGCAATTTCAAGCAATATGAGTGCTAAGATTATCAATATagttttgacaaaatttatttgGGTGGTTTACCACGTCTCGTATATTCACAAAACCAATCAAGAAACGTGACCCTTTGTTTCTTGTAAGAGCATCCACAATGGGCTCTCTATTTGTCTAAAACTCTCCATTATAAAGAGtgtaatcaaaaaaatataatccaatggactctttattttttaaaataaaaataaagagtaagTTTGcctctccacatgtagagagccaAACCCAActctctatttaaaaaaaatcacgtgTATAATATATTGTTAACTATTTACCCactattttcttatttttaggaaaaaaatatcatcttcttcaattgtTTTCAACATGAAAGCTTTGTATGccttttattctttttcttttttttattaatttagggACGGACAACAAGATTATCATCGTGCATTTTGGGATGAAAACAACTCAAACGGCTTGGTTAGTCAGTCCTTCCAAGAATCAAAACAATGGGCATGGGAGACTTTTAACTCACTACCCATGTTCATGGATGTTTATTTATAGCAGGAAAGATCACCAGATGGCAATGAATCAAATATTTCTTGTCGGGAGTTTCAGTCTGAGTGATCATCACCCAATCTATCCTCTCCTCGTTATCTTCTTaatgagaaaaattaaaaattaaaaaaaaaatcaaataatcattgaaacaaataaatttagagagtccattaaatagaaattatattttactcTCTATTattaaagatgctctttatttatttaaaaatgctCTTTATAATAGAGAGTATTGTTGGAGGTGCTCTAATTCTGTTTTGTAATGCCGTGATCATTTCAGTTTTACCATTCAAGAATTTCAGGTAGATCGTGGCATGCAAGTATCTTGTTGCCTCATTCAAAGATGGTCTTCAAGACTTCAACCAAAGCAATATAAGATTTCAATAgagtatatttattattaaaaaattaatttaataatttcttttttattaaatcaacaaaaaaatttaatttccaaaccaccaattttttaattgatatatttattattaaagtaatttaatttctttgacAATTACTGTATTTATTATTAATGACTCTAATTTGTATTGCATTTGTATGCGTAAAAAACacaaatatattgaaatttaaacatttcatttttcaaatttaaacttttcataatgtcatgaaaaaatttattatactttttaaaaataactatgAAAATACAGAAACTAAATTTAATCCAATCCGTATTtacaatttgatttaaaaagtataaaataatttgttttagttaaaatatCTTTGAAAAGTAgtataaatgaaataaattttatatgatttggTATTTaatgattgatttttttaattcacgATTCTACTTCTTAACGTGGGTTTAGAGGTAagtaaaaaccgaaccaaatcatTATTTTGATCCAAACCGAAATAATATTTATTCATGTTTGATTAAAATGGATTGTTTTGgatgtaaataataaaattttacagTTTTTGGTTCTAGTATGATTTACTTATTAGTTAACAAAACCGaccgaaaaaataaatttaaaaaaatattatttaatatatatagatatatagaaattaatatagTATAATTTAGTTATGTAAATgttaatttgtaaatatattatgtgtaatagattttaattaaccaaatcaaagtttcatatatacacattatgtaaccaaaccaaattaaatcaaacGAAAACAGACAATAgatttaaattaagttaattaaccGAATCAAAGttttatatatacattttgtataattttgatttttttattccttAAAATACGGTTGGTTTTAgattttattaaactagtttcgcattacgtgctatgcacgtggctcgtaacgtaactggtcaatgaacatattagtaaatttattataattatatcaattttttatttataactaatattaaattaattaagaatttttgtaaaagtaaatataatatattcggttattaaatttgttccatactgaatttattcttcttttggttttataataaccataattaaataattaacttaattttattaataatatctttaaaaataataagatagaaatttaaataataatatattgactaaatacagtattttaattttgtagttcaatcaaactaaaagataggtattcctactaatttggagacaatttagttattttttacatattaaaactaaattgaagataagttagctacctattctaattagaactataaattacaatagtgattaattaaataactaattaggtaataactataaaacctttatttaatactaaactgaaaaggattattcggtaaatttgcctgtcccccctcatccgtgcttttatatatagtatagattaaatcgaaccgaaccgaatcaaAACGAACCACGAACACCCCCTACGTGTTAACTAAAAGTTCTCCTCCCCCAACTAGAGGTGGCAAATGGGTGGGTATGGGTTGGGTTTAAATGGGTAGGGATTATCCATTTATGacccattttaattttatatgggtGCCCATACCCTTATAACCCTATATGACCCTAACCCACCCATTAACCCACTTATATGCATAATGCgaaaattgactttttaaaatttaaattatatttcattttaattgtacatcttgtgagaattaatgaattttagagagaaatttttagagagaatattttccgggaaaaaaatattttcaaaaaaaaaaaaatttccgaaaaaaaatattttccgagaaaaatattttccgagaaaaatattttccgaaaaaaatattttctggaaaaaataattattttctggaaaataatatttttcgaaaaaaaatattttccgaaaaaaaaatattttctgaaaaaaaaattatttttgaaaaaagatattttaatttattatgacttttgaatattgattttgaaatttaaaatttatttgatattctaaaaaaactcaaatactCTTAAATTGACATGTGTCATTCATCCAATTTTGCTTATTGAATTATTATGGGTAAATTGTGGGTATCCATGTCAAACTCTTTTGTAACCCGTATTTTAATGGGTTGGAAATTTTTTGCCCATTTACTACCCATTTAACATATAACTACCCTTTTATAACTCATACCCTTTATACAATGGGTGGGTATGGGTGGGTAAATGGGTCTGGGTGAAAATTGCCACCTCTACCCCCAACCAACCAAAAAGGTTGTCCGAAATTACAAAAAGCCCTTTCAGTTGGCTACCGGTAGCCGGTAAAGATGCCACCCAAAAATTCTCCTCCTCCTCTTATTATATCTGTCTGCAACCAAAAGCAAAATCccaaaaattgttaaaatttgcCTACCCAactgctttctctctctagaaatAACCTCTATCTCTCTCTAAACACCTTCATCATTCTAATTAATCAACTTAAATTCATCTTCTCTGCAATACAGCTTTTTAAGGCAAGTTGTTTTTTGGTTGCTTTGATCATCTCCTTCTTTAATAATTTGCCACGTGTAAtggattttttttgctttttgttTGATCATgtaagttttgatttgattgaaGTCCGATCATCTTCTAGTTGATCAGTTTTCTGTTTGATATTTTTCTCCCAATTCTGATCGTCTTTTAATTTTGGGTTATGTTTAGTGTTTGGTTGATGATCAAGCTGTTGTGCATCAATTAAACGTCGTCGTATTTATGTTGCAATTATATGTATTTGTTATTGTTTTGCTTTGAATTTGAGTATAATTTGATGGGTAAGTTTTATATGTTATTGTGAATGCATGCGTATTATTTTTTTCTGCTCCCGTTTTAGTGCATTAAGGTAACCGAATTTTATGCAACTGAAAGGAAATCTTTTAGTATAACTTGTAAAATTTTGTATCACTGAGGTTATGGAATTTGTTATTATGAAAGAAATTAGATCATCTATTTTGAAAAGATGAAATTTAAGGTTATTTCAATTATACCTTTTATAGTAGAATTGAATTGGATAGAAATGTAGCACGAGAATCATACCAAACGTCGACTGAGAACTGCTTTTTGATCAGGGAATAATGGGGATTCTCTTATTCTTTGCAGTGGCAGCAAAGTTTATAATAGCTGCTCCatctttttttgtattttaaatattaacatTAGTTAGGTGAGTTCATGTGGTTGCTAGCATAAGCATAGTTTACCGAAGAATTACCTAAGATCAACTAGGTTTAGATTGTTTTTCTTATGCAGGTTTAGGTTCTGGTCATTGAATTTGAACTGAGGGAGGGGTGAACGAATAGCGAAGGCCATAGTTTCAGGTGAGAAGATATGATAATACATACTTTATCTAAAATTCTTATGCAAGCTAGTATTTTTTATCcccataatttattttagcaacTGGCCAGGTGTTTCAGTTTCAGTTAAGACAAGGTTATACTCTCATCATAATCTTTTCGTTGTTAATTTCTAAACATGTATTGCCACCAAATGACTTTTGTTTCTTatgattttatttctattttgaaATAATTCGATTTTTCATCTTTTGCAAATACAGGATGCTAATTATCACAGTTACTTAGTTTAAGCCATTTTTGTTGGTTCTAAATTGTGAACAACAGATGGTGTTGCAGGCACTTTTGGGTTTTATAGGCGATTGAAGAACAGCTTTGAATTTAAATCTTCTGTTCTCTATAGTATAGAGTAGCACATTTACTATTTTGCAGTTGTTTAAGTTGCCTCATCTTGGATTTATATAGGTTATCAGCATGGAGGGGAAACTTGTACATATGACCTCGTGATCAATTATCTGTCGAATGCTTATATATTTCAACCCCAAGGCCTTTTGCAGCTTTTTACCAAAGAATAATTGCGAGAATTGGGCTTTACGAGAGTGTCTCCTTTCATCTTAGGATCTCTTCCTGTTTATTAAGCATGTAAAAAGCTTTGTCTTTTTTAAATATCATCCCCATCTAATCTAGAGTAATAAATGTCCCTTATGTATCATACGAGCTTCAATAATATACTTGAGATTATGTCAGATAGAAGCATCTATATGTTACTTCCACTGGAACTTTTGTTTATTAAATCAGGGAACGATCATTTTATTGTGgaattttagaattattttgGAAAAGTTATATATATGATGGTTTTGGGATATTGTGAATTCAGGTGACCAGAATGTGGGCCTACACTATAGATTTTTGATTTGATGCAAGCTTAACTTTTTCGGGGTTTGATAATTCATGTATATAACTTGCTCTACTCTTCTCTTCTCCTCCTTGGTTCTTTTCTCCATCAACCTTCCTTCTTTTTGATGTTCAAATGTGTGAGAAAtgctgattttgattttgagagcatcattgtaaaataaatttatttacatcTTATCACTTGAGGAGTGATGCTTAAAAAACTTTTAGTGTCCTATAGTAATGGTATACAAATTGGATGCATTTCTTGTAAAGATAGTTTAGTATCCATCTTAAGgagattcattttttttaatctgtcCATCTCTCACTACTGGCTCATCAAGTTCCTTTGAACAAATGGTACTACAAATTAGCAAATTCTATGGACTAATCAGTAGTTTCTTTATCTTTCTTCAATTTTGAAAGGTCATCTGCAGAAATTAGttgctagtttttttttttttgcataatAGGGATTCCTGTAAATTAGACCTGAGTTCAATGATGTATATTTATAGGGTACTACTGTGCTCAGATAATGTGGTTGTCTCTTTTGTTTTGGGTTCCTCGTCAACTTTTTTGGTGCATTAAACTTGCAAAATTAAGAAGTTATAGACAGGTGATGTCAACTCTCTGGATTCGGGATATTTTTAAAGTTGATCTAGGGGGATATGGGTTACATAAATGTGAAGGTTTGTAGCATTACTTTGCCACAGAACTTTGATGTGTGGTTGACCATTCTTATGTATTGCTAAATGAAGAAGGTTCCATTGTAAAACATCATCTTTGGCATTGGTTCAAATgttgaagatttttttttttaccaaattaaTTAATGTGCTCCCTTTACCAAGAGAAGGGAGTAATAATTTAGATCCTCTATCTACTTGTTTTTGCCTTATCTTTTTTCATCTTCGTTTGTTTTCCAGTTTTGATGCATGGCTGACTATTCAGTTGAAGCATTAATTTTCTGTTTCCAACAGTTTGTAGGATAACAATTAGGATTTTTGTCCATTATTGCATAATAAAACTTGGTTCTCTTTCGATTTAGTATGTACATTTGGCCACTTTTCTTAAATTTGTCTGCGTATCCTAACATTTATCCTATACTTGAAGTTAGCATGCAGAAACTGTATTCTTAAGTTATCTCTAGATTGTCTACGCTGTCCTCATGTCCATGTTATTGGAACTACCATTCTACATCAGTTGTCTGTTACATGATACTATAGCGCGTCTTGgtgaatttattctttttgttgCTGCTACCATTTCGTTTTACAATTCGTATTCTTATGATATTTTGAAGAGGTATAAGCTTAAGAAGTCTTAGAACTCTGCTTAATCTTGGGTCTTCCTTTCTTAAATAATTTCCACCACTAGTGTCTCAATTTCTTCAGTTAGTCATGTTTATTATCGTTGGATTTTCTTATTGCTCGACTGCCGTGTGTTATATCTTCTGCTCTTGCATAGGTATTTTCTTCATATAATatctttttaatcattttttgttCTAAAACTATTTTTTGTTAGTGTTGTTTTCTCTAGTTCTGTTCATTCTAGCGATAATTTTTACTACTTAAAATTTGGTGATTATCAGGGAGATTGTTAATGGTTTGATAGGGACGTTTGAATATTTGTTAAGAATTATATCTCACTTTTGGCTTTAGGAGGATCCAAATCTATACCAAAAGCTGTAGAAATATTTTTGAGGTTATGCTTCACAATGTtagtaacttaatttttttgtatactTTCGTACCCACTGTCAATATATGATTCATGTTTTTGTTTACTAATGCTTTTGCCAAAGTTGGATCCTTTGGTGTATTGTGCTTCTTTCTCCCTTACAATTTATGGAAAGGTTAaggatttttttgttttcattgaTGTCAAATTTTCTCTTAGTTGGTATTTCTTATGGATTTCAAATCGAGTTCTTTTAGCTTCAGTGAATGCCTGGATTTGATAGGATCAAAACAGTCTTATCTTCTTCCTCGGTGTGCCCCTAAAGATGTCTCTTTCCTCTCATGGTTGGTTATCGGTTTGATTAGCTGTCTTTATCTTTATCCATCTTGTTTCAAGTAGACTTGCTAATCTTGTTGATGCTGATGATATAATGTATTTCATTTGTGAGAATGACAGCATATATCGATTAGCTTATACGTGTCTTGACCTCCTAAATTGCAAGGCTTAAAATTCGATGTACCACTAATTTGAATGCATAATGGTAAGCCGGAACAAATTACTAGccagtaaaataatttaaatagtagttgtatttggaaataatttttttcattttgctCTCATGTGAATGGGGTATAGCTTTCCTTTCATCTTTAATTGtgcataaattttattttagaggCAAACATGATTCTGGATTAAAATTGCTTTACAAGCAATGATCTCAAGTCCACTTAAAATCTGGATGGGgaaacttttaatttatgaaCGTGATATGTTTGCATTTTTTGAAACATGACATAAGATCTTGCTCTATGGAAGAACATTGTTCTATACCCTGTTTACTTGAGAAGTATGTATGAAGTTATCTCTGAATTTTGGTGCTTCAACTGCTGCAGGTTGTGGCTATCTGCTTGATTTGATCTCACGTTGGGATTCTCAACTTCGAAGGACCAGTAATGGGGCATAGACATTTATTCAACACATCTCAAATGTTCGAGAATGAGCAGGATCAGAATTGGAATCAGATGTATATCGAGCAACCTTTTGCAAATTTGGGTATTCCTATTTCAAATTAAGTTTCATGTTTATTCGTTTGATGgggaaattttaaatttgctaTGAATGGTGGTGCAATTAGGTTGCCTACTGATCTTTTTTTAAGGTGTGATGTTCTCTTGTGCTATCCTTTTGTAGCGATGGCAATAATTCAAAATTTGTGCATGCTTTATTTAGTGCATTGGCCTTTTAAGCGATAGCGGGTTAAGGCAAACTACATGAAAcccaaaaaaaaagaatacCTATAAAACTTGAAACTACTTCAGTTTCTGATTGATAATGGTCATTAAATAGCTGTTTGCGGTCGGTTGGTTGTTAGTCTTCTAATCTGTATATATATGTACTTTTTTGTTTGTCCTATCTAAGACTAACTTTAATTTTCATGGATTTGTGCTGCAGACAGGGAAGGTCCTGCAGATAATGGCTCCTTTTTTTATCCCGCAGAAAATATGCCTGTTGATGGTGTTCATTTTACTTCCCAATGGAACCCTTCACTAATGTCAAATACATATATATCCTCAAATCAAAATGTtgaagtatcatattatcaacCAGATGCTTCAGGCCCATCTCATGACCCTTTTCTGCATCCAACTGCTGGAACTTTTTGCACAGTTCCCGAAAATCATGCACGccatccttcttcttcttccagtTATGACAGACAACCATTCCATGGTGTTGAGAGTGGTCTTGTTGATCTTACAGGGGGCAATGTAAGAGGACTTCACAAACGAAAAAGCCCTGGTGTTCCTTCTGCATGTGAAGGGAGCAGTACGACCAGATATTATGGCGCCAGCAGTTCCTCTGATCCTCCTCACTCTTCTGAGTTGCGGCAGGAGAAACCAAATTTGGATCCTCAATACATGGGCTGGGAATGCCTTACAATGACTCCTGGCCATAGAGGAAATCTCTCAATTAGGCCTGAAAGTGCTGTCAGGAATGTGAGGAATAGGCCTGCGCTTGATCTGGAATCCAACTTAGCTAGGACCCATTTATCAAGAAATTCTTCCCACAACTCTTATCCTGTTGGCCGCCCCTTTGAGCATTCTAGTTCGATAGATTTTTCAGGTCAAAGGTCTAATGCTTTATCTCATGACTGGAGCCATTCCAGAATCTCTCCTGCTTCTGGAAGGATGCTAATGCCAGGTAACTTACCAACCCATTATCTTGTGGCTCATTTATTTTCCTATTTTTAATAATGTATTCTTTTTGCATGTTGCAGACAATAATGGTTATAGTCATGAGGCAAATCATTTTTTTGTTGGAAGCAGCGTAGCTAATGCGTCTGTAGATGTTAGGAGACATCcccatgatttcgtttcaagtAGAAACCCTGTTGTTCATCAAAGTCACCATGGTTCTTCAGCACATTCTGCAAGAGGTATTCGCAGTAGTTATTCTCAAAGACCGAATCCGACTTTCAGGGCTTCCTCAAGTAATTTACGCTCGGGGCATGTATCGCCTTCTGATGATAGCATGCAGTTGGTTGCTGAAAATTTCCCCTCCAGACAACCAAGGCTGTCATCCACTATAGCTTGGCGCAACAGTGACATGAATAGATCCAGAGTTTCTTATGACAGATACAGATCTGTATCCAATGAGCCAGGTCTTCATGATCGATTTTCTTCTGAGGTACGAATTTTAAACAGTGTTGCTTTTTGGGTAAAACAAGGagttaatttttctttttcttttaatcttaattaaacTATTCTTCCTTCTAAAACATGCTATATTACTGAGATGCAGAC
Coding sequences within it:
- the LOC126676978 gene encoding probable E3 ubiquitin-protein ligase ZFP1 isoform X1, whose amino-acid sequence is MGHRHLFNTSQMFENEQDQNWNQMYIEQPFANLDREGPADNGSFFYPAENMPVDGVHFTSQWNPSLMSNTYISSNQNVEVSYYQPDASGPSHDPFLHPTAGTFCTVPENHARHPSSSSSYDRQPFHGVESGLVDLTGGNVRGLHKRKSPGVPSACEGSSTTRYYGASSSSDPPHSSELRQEKPNLDPQYMGWECLTMTPGHRGNLSIRPESAVRNVRNRPALDLESNLARTHLSRNSSHNSYPVGRPFEHSSSIDFSGQRSNALSHDWSHSRISPASGRMLMPDNNGYSHEANHFFVGSSVANASVDVRRHPHDFVSSRNPVVHQSHHGSSAHSARGIRSSYSQRPNPTFRASSSNLRSGHVSPSDDSMQLVAENFPSRQPRLSSTIAWRNSDMNRSRVSYDRYRSVSNEPGLHDRFSSEGYMVLDRSTYSRNMFDQHRDMRLDVDEMSYEELLALGERIGCVSTGLSEDLISKCLTEKVYCSPGQSQDEGNCVICLEEYKEMDDVGSLKNCGHEYHVSCIKKWLSMKNSCPICKAAAMSDDMKQ
- the LOC126676978 gene encoding probable E3 ubiquitin-protein ligase ZFP1 isoform X2; translated protein: MPVDGVHFTSQWNPSLMSNTYISSNQNVEVSYYQPDASGPSHDPFLHPTAGTFCTVPENHARHPSSSSSYDRQPFHGVESGLVDLTGGNVRGLHKRKSPGVPSACEGSSTTRYYGASSSSDPPHSSELRQEKPNLDPQYMGWECLTMTPGHRGNLSIRPESAVRNVRNRPALDLESNLARTHLSRNSSHNSYPVGRPFEHSSSIDFSGQRSNALSHDWSHSRISPASGRMLMPDNNGYSHEANHFFVGSSVANASVDVRRHPHDFVSSRNPVVHQSHHGSSAHSARGIRSSYSQRPNPTFRASSSNLRSGHVSPSDDSMQLVAENFPSRQPRLSSTIAWRNSDMNRSRVSYDRYRSVSNEPGLHDRFSSEGYMVLDRSTYSRNMFDQHRDMRLDVDEMSYEELLALGERIGCVSTGLSEDLISKCLTEKVYCSPGQSQDEGNCVICLEEYKEMDDVGSLKNCGHEYHVSCIKKWLSMKNSCPICKAAAMSDDMKQ